The segment CGATCGCCGTGCAGGGCTTCAACGAGAACCTCAGTGTCCTCGTCATGCTGGGGCTCTACGCCGGGCTGATCGCCCTGCAGGTACCGGTGCAACTCGTCATGGTGCTGGCCGGCCTGGGGTTGGCGGTCTTCATCGGGCGCAATCTCTGGCGTCGTCGCGGTGCGCGCGGGCGCCGTTCGCTGTTAGGCCATCTGCTGCGGCGCGATTGAGGGCAGGCGCTCGTTGCCGGCCATGCTGCCGGCGATGGCCAGCTTCATGACACTCTCGATCTGCCCCACGATGCCGGCCCAGTCGTTCTGCCGTGCCGCGTCGCGTGCGGCGGCGCGCAGGCGCTGCCTCAGGCCGGCATCCTGGGCCAGTTCGGCGACCTGGCGTACAAAAGCTTCCTCGTCGTCCATAACGGCCAGCAGGCCGCTGCGACCCGGTGTGATGTTTTCCGAAGCGGCCGCGTAGTCATAGGCCAGCACGGCCAGGCCGCTGGCCATGGCTTCCAGCACCACATTGCCGAAAGTCTCGGTCTGGCTGGGGAAACCGAAGATGTCGGCGCTGGCGTAGTGCCGTGCCAGTTCCAGCCGGTCCAGCTGGCCCGTGAGGATGGCGTCGGGCGCCAGGGCCTGCAGCTCGGCGCGCATGGGGCCGTCACCCACGAGGACCAGCTTCAGCTCGGGCTGCACCAGCCTGGCCTGGGCATAGGCGCGCACCAGCAGCGGCAGGTTTTTCTCGCGTGCCAGACGGCCCACACAGAGCAGCACGGGGGTGTCGGGCCCTACGCCCCAGGTCGCGCGCAGCGCCTCGTCACGGCGGGCCGGGTCGAAGATGCCGGTGTCCACGCCGCGCGCCACCACCTGCAGGCGTTCGAAGCCGGCTTCGTTCAGCCGTTCGGCCAGGCCGCGTGTGGGCACCATGGTGCACAGGGTCTGGTTATGGAAACGCCGCAGGTAGGCCATGATGGGCTTGCTCAGCCAGCCCATGCCGTAGTGGCTGCTGTAGGCGTGGAAATTGGTGCGGAAGTCCGAGGTGACGGGGATGCGCAGCTTGCGCGCCACACGCAGCGCCGACCAGCCCAGCGGCCCTTCGGTGGCGATGTGCACCAGGTCCGGCCGCTTGAGCGTCCACAGCGGTTCCAGCTGGCGGCGCGAAGGCAGGCCCAGCTGCAGGTGCGGGTAACGCGGGATGGCCATGCCGCGCATCAGCACGTCGCCCGAAGCACCCGGCGGGGCTTCGCTGGCCTGGCGTGGGCGCACCAGTTGCACCTGGTGGCCGCGCTCGCGCAGGCCCTCGACCACGCGCTGCAGCGTGAGGGCCACGCCGTTGATCTCCGGCGGGTAGGTCTCGGTGACGACGGCGATGCGCAGATGGGTCTGCGCCGGTGGCAGGTCTTCGACCAGGATGTCGGTGGTGTCGGGTTTCATGCGCCCATCTTGCGTCGCGTTTATCTCAGTTCGATGACAGCGTGGTATCGCGGCGTCGCAGGCCTGTGAAATTTTGATGACGAGTCACCGACTGTCATCGTTCTTTCATGTGCTGGCCCGACCATGCCCCCAGGCGCAGCCTTGCTGCCCTTCCGTTTTCACGACACACCAAGGAGTCTTTGTGAGCCAATTCCTGCAAGCCCTCAAGGTCCAGCGCTGGGACGACCACCGCTACTACCACCACAGCCGCATCAACCAGTCCCTGCACCTGTTGAGCGCCATCTCCTTCCTGGTGGCCTATGCCTTCCTCTTCATCCAGCCGCCGGTGGCCGCGCTCATCGCCTGGCTGGTTTCCATGGTCTCGCGCCAGTCGGGCCACTTCTTCTTCGAGCCCAAGGGCTACGACGAGGTGAACCAGGCCACGCACGAGTACAAGGAAGAGATCAAGGTGGGCTACAACCTGCAGCGCAAGGTGGTGCTCATGGCCGTCTGGGCCGGCCTGCCCGTGGTGCTCTGGCTGCAGCCGGACTTCTTCGGCCTGCTGGAGGCGCACACCCAGCCCAGCGGCTACGTGCTCAACGTCGGCTGGCTCTGGCTCTGGCTGGGTGTGGGCGGTCTGGCCTTCCGCGTGCTGCAACTGGCCGTGAGCCAGAGCCTTTACACCGGCATCGTCTGGGCCACCAAGATCATCACCGACCCCTTCCACGACATCCTGCTCTACTGGAAGTCGCCGCTGTACCTGCTGCAGGGCGAACTGATCGCCAAGCCCGAGTACCTGCTCGAGGAACGTGCCGAGCACGAGGCCGAACTGGCCCGCCAGCAGGGCTGAAACCTTGAACCTGGTGCGGTGTCCCCGCACCAGGTTCTTGTCTCGTCCTCAGCGCCGCCACAGATGGCGCAGCATCTCCCGCAACAGCCCGCGCTTGATGGACTTGTTCGTCTGGCCCGGCGCCTGCCACCACCAGCCGTCCTGCTGCATCTGGCGGGCAGCTGCCACACAACGTTCCAGCATGTCTTCGAAATCGGCATCCGTGAAGTTCAGGCTGAAGATGAAACGGCCCGTGCCCACCCAGCTCAGGGCCAGGCCATGATCGCGCAGGTAGTACTGCAGCATCCAGTTGTAGCGCGAGGGGCGGGTGTAGCTCAGCGTCCAGACGCTGCTCATGTTCGCCGCTTGCAGGGGCAGGCCCTCGGCCAGCATGCGGTTGTTGAAGCGTTCGCGCCGTCCGTCCCAGGTGCTGTCCAGATCCTGATAGATCGCGCCCACCTCGGGTGTATCCAGCCGGCGCAGGAACTCGTTCATGGCCCCCATCACATAGGGGTGGGCGTTGAAGGTTCCGCGCGCAAAGCAGATGTCAGCGGGTTTGTCCTCGCGGAAGCGCTGCATCAGCGCCTTCTTGCCGCAGACCACACCCACCGGCAGGCCGCCGCCCAGGGTCTTGCCGTAGGTGACCAGATCGGCCTTGACGCCAAAGTATTCCTGCGCGCCGCGCGCCGCCAGGCGGAAACCCAGAAACACCTCGTCGAAGATCAGCACGATGCCGCGCTCGGTGCAGACCTCGCGCAGCTGCTGCAGCCAGCGCGTGTAGGCCGCCCGGTCGTAGCCCGCGCTGCGGCTGCTGTCCAGCAAAGTGGAATCACCGGGTGCGTTCTTGTTGGGGTGCAGGGCCTGCAGGGGGTTGATGAGCACGCAGGCGATGTCGCGGCGCGTGCGCAGCACCTTGAGGGATGCTTCATGCATGTCGCGCAGGGTGTAGGTCTCGCGCGGGGGCAGGGGGTTGCCCGGGCCGGGTTGTACGTCTTCCCACCAGCCGTGATAGGCGCCGCAAAAACGCACCAGGTGGCGTTTGCCCGTGTGGTAACGCGCCAGGCGCACGGCCTGCATCACGGCCTCGGTGCCGCTCATGTGGAAAGACACGGCGTCCAGCCCGCTGATCTGCTGCAGCCGCGTCACGTTGTCAGCCACGCAGGGGTGGTAGGCGCCGAGCACGGGGCCCAGGTCCTGCGCAATGCGCGCACCCGCCGCGATGCAGGACTTGTAGAAGTCCATGCCCATGACGTTCACGCCGTAGGAGCCGGTGAGGTCGATGTAGCGGTTGCCGTCGATGTCCGTCACGCTCACGCCCTCGCTGGCCTGCACAAAACCGCCTACCTGCAGGTGCTGGCGCAGGTAAGGGCTGAACTGGTAGGGCACACGGTAGGCGCCGGTGAAACGCAGGTCCGGCAGGCCCTCGCGCGCCTCCTTGGTCATCGCGACAGACAAAGGCGCCTTGGCCTGCAAGCGGCCGGCCAGCGCCAGAAAGCTGGCGCGGCGCTGCTGCGCCACCGTGTCGGGCGCGCCGTCGCAGGCGTAGAAGGTGGCCTCGTCATAGGCGTAACCCGGGATCCAGCGCGCCAGCCGCTTGGCCATGCGCGAATGCCCGGCCAGGGACGGGTGCTTGGCGCGCGAGAGTTCGAGCCGGCGTTTGAGCCAGGGCAGTGTGGCACCGGCAGCGCCGGCGATCCAGGCAAGTTCGTAAGTCATGGTCTTTCGGTTTCCTTTTGGGCCGCCGTGTGTAACGACGATGACTCTTTGTATTCAAACCATTTGACAGCCTTGTGAAAACCAGATGACATTCAAAACATTCCGCGATCGCCTCCTGCAGCAGGAAGGCCTGAACTTCGTGCTTACCAACCGCCTGCCCCGCGTGGCGCTGACCCGCTTCATGGGCCGTTTCAGCAAGATCCGCCAGCCACTGGTGCGTGATGCCTCCATTGCTCTGTTCAAGTTCTTCGGCGACCTGGACCTGAGCGAGGCGAAAAAACAGAGCTTCGACAGCCTGCACGACTGTTTTGTACGTGAACTCAAGGACGGTGCCCGGCCCTTCAACGCCGATCCCCGGGTGGTGTGTAGCCCCAGCGACGGCATCGTGGGCGGCCATGGCCGTATCGAAGGCGACGAACTGCTGCAGATCAAGGGCATGCCCTACAGCCTCACCGAGCTGCTGGGCAGCAAGGAACTGGCCGCGCAGCACCAGGGCGGCAGCTACGTCACTCTGCGCCTGCGCGCCAGCATGTACCACCGCTTCCATGCGCCGACCGATTGCACCGTGAAACGCGTCACGCACATCCAGGGCGATATGTGGAACGTCAACCCCATCGCGCTCAAGCGCGTGCCCAGCCTCTACTGCCGCAACGACCGTGCCGTGATTGAGGCTGAGTTGCCTTCAGGCCAGGCGCTGACCATCGTCCCCGTGGGTGCCATCCTGGTGGCCAGCGTACGCCTGCATTTCCTGGACCTGAACCTGCACCATGACTACCGGGGCGAGCAGGTGATCGATTGCGATGCGACCCTGAAGCGAGGGCAGGAGATGGGCTGGTTCGAACACGGCTCGACCATCGTGGTGCTGGCGCCGAAGGGGATGGAGTTGGTGGAGGGCCTGGAGACGGGAACGGAGGTGAGGGCGGGACAGGCCTTGCTGCGGCGGGTTTGAGGAGGTTCCGGCCGCTGTCCGAGTACTGCCTAGTATGACGGCAACGTTACATTGCGGGGTTTCGCGGTTTGTTCGTCGCGTTGCCCTGCGCTATAGTCGCCAAAATGGGGTTTGAATTTCCTATGCCCCGATGAACTCTTGGGTCAACCCGATGATTCACCAATACATTCGAATCTTCTGCCTCGGATTGCTTCTCAGCCCACTGTCTGCCCTCGCCACTGACGTACAGCTGCTTTGCACGAAGACAAGCGGCCGCGGGATCTCCGAGTGGGTTGTCCGCATCTGGCTCTCCGATCGGTTGATGGTGGTCAATGACGTTGAATTGACGGGATACGATGTCGTCGGTTCGGAGATCATTGCCCACGACGAACGGGGCCGAGGAGTCACCACCTACAGTGTGAACAGGGTGAGCATGAGCTTCAACGTGATCTATGGCGTCAATCGCAACGGATTCGACGAAGCAAAGGGCACATGCCGGAAGGCAGAAAACAAGTTCTGATTCTCTGCCGTTCAAAACCGGGTGTTGCTTTCCATCGCTGAGGTTCGGAAGCGGTTATGTCTTTGTTCTGGGTGGTCTGCAGTGTGGTGGCCCAGCTGGGCTTGGCCATGTTGCTGTTTTGCTGGTGGCGTTCTCTGGTGGCGGGATCGCCAACCAGGACAACATCAGCAAAAATGTGATCCTGCTGCTCGACGTATTGCTGTATGTTTCGCCCCTCCTGTGTTTCATCAGCGCAGGTCTGATGATCCACGGGTATCTGTCGGGCGCATCGGCGTGCACCTACGGGTGGCATCTGCTGCCCCTGCCAACGGCCATCGCCTACCTGGTGTTTGCGATCTCGCTGAGCGGGTCTTCGGGGCGGTGAGTCCCTGTATCGCGAAGTGCGGGTTTTGCCTCGCATCGTGAGTCGCTACTAGACTGCAGCGCCCCCATTTCCTGACGGCTTTCTCTATGACCTTATCCCCTACCTCTTTGCCGCGCCGTCGCCTGCTGGCCATGTTGACGGCCATGGCAGCCGCCGCCATTTTGATTCCCGCCTGCAGCAAGCGCACCCCCAAGGCCCAGTCACTGCCCGCAGGCAGCACCGTGCTGACCCTTGGCGATTCGCTGACCTCCGGCGTCGGTGCCACGCCAGACACGGCTTACCCCGCAGTGCTCCAGTCCCTCACGGGCTGGCAGGTGGTGAACGGCGGCGTCTCGGGCGACACCACAGCCCAGGCGCTGGCACGACTGCCTGGCCTGCTGCAGGAGCACCAGCCCGCGCTGGTCATCGTGAGCATCGGCGGCAATGACTTGCTGCGCCAGATGAGCGCGGCCGGGGCCAAGGAAACGATCCGAGAGATCAGCCGAACCGCCAGCGCCAGTGGTGCCCAGGTGCTGCTGGTGGCGGTGCCCCAGGTCTCGCTGCTGGCGGCCGGCACGGGTAGCCTGAAAGACCACCCGCTGTACGCCGAACTGGCGGAGGAATTGAAACTGCCGCTGCACGCGGACGGCTGGGCCAGCGTGCTGTCCCAGCCCGGCCTGCGCGCCGACACCGTGCACGCCAACGCCCAAGGTTATCGCCAGTTCGCGCAAGGGCTGGCGCAGGCGCTGCGCCAAGTCGGGTGGCTGGTTTGACGGCAGGGGGTGCGGTTCAGCCCGCGCACTCCACCCGCAAGGCCCACGCCGTCTTCTGCCAGGCCTGCACTTCCTCCATCAGCAGGTAAGCCGACTGCGGGTACTTGGCGACCCAGTCGGTGCGGCAGTCGAGCTGCACCGCATGCCCGCCATCCCACTCGATCCGCAGGCCCTGCAGGTCCGGGTCGCGCCGGGCGTGGCAGAGGATGACGGCCAGGCGCAGGGCCAGCAGCTGCAGCACGAAGGCTGCGTCGTCGAACGCCAGGTCCAGCTTGCGCAGCTTGCCGCGGTGGCCCAGCACGAGCTGGCCCAGGCGGTGCAGTTCGTTCATAGTGAAACCGGCGGCGTCGGCGTTGTCCAGGATGTAGGCGCCGTGCTTGTGGTAGTCGCTGTGCGAGATGGCGCTGCCGATCTCATGCAGCTGCGCGGCCCAGCCCAGCTTGCGCAGGGCGCGTTCCAGTTCCTCGGGTTCGCCCGGGCCGGCCAGCTGGCGCAGCAGGTGGTGCGCCACCTTGCGCACGCGCTGGGCCTGGGTCGGGTCGGCGTTGAAGTTGCGCGCCAGGCGCAGCACGCTGGTACTGCGCTGGTCGCTCTGTTCGTGCTCGCGATCCAGCAGGTCGTACAGGGCACCGTGGCGCAGCGCGCCCTGGGCCACGTGCATTTCCTCGATGCCCAGCAGCGAGAAGAGGGCGCGCAGCACGCTGACACCGCCGCCGATGACGGCGCGCCGGTCGTCCTTCATGCCGTCGATGCGCAGGCGCTCGGCGCTGCCGGCCTTGAGCAGGCGCTCCAGCAGCCAGTCCAGGCCCTCCTGCGTGATCAGGCCCTCGGCCCAGCCGGCGGCCTGCAGCACGTCGCCCACGGCGCCCACCGTGCCGGAGGAGCCGTAGGCCACATCCCAGTCTTCGCGGCGGCAACTGGTGAGGGCTTCATCGAGCACGGCCTGGGCCGCCACCTCGGCGGTCTCGAAGGCCTCGGCGCTGAAAACGCCTGCGGGGAAATAACGCATGGACCAGGCCACGCTGCCCACACGGTAGGAGTCCATGAAACGCGGGCGGTAACCCTGGCCCAGGATGAGTTCGGTGGAGCGCCCGCCGATGTCCACCACCAGGCGGCGCTCGTCGGATTGCGGCAGCAGGTGGGCCACGCCCTGGTAGATCAGGCGCGCTTCCTCGCGGCCGGAGATGACGTCGATGGGAAAACCCAGGATCTTCTGGGCGCGCTCCAAGAAGACCTCGCGGTTGCGCGCTTCGCGCAGGGTCTGGGTGGCGACGGCGCGCACCTGGATTTTCCTGAAACCGGCCAGGCGTTCGGCAAAACGGCCCAGGCAGTCCCAGCCGCGCTGCATGGCTTCTTCGCCCAGGTTGCGGTCTTCATCCAGGCCGTTGCCCTGGCGCACGGTTTCCTTGAGGTATTCGCGGCGCTTGAGCAGGCCGTGGTCGAGTTGTGCGATTTCAAGCCGGAAGCTGTTGGAGCCCAGGTCGATGGCGGCGAGTTCGGTTCCGTTTTTCATGCGCGAGGCTTTTGGGGACGCAGGGATCGTACCTTGTCCCGGGTCATCCCAGGATACGGCCGTTGGCGCCCAGCATGCTTTGTGTCACGTAGGCGCTGGTACGCCGCTGCGACTGGAAGCTGATGCGAAAGCCGGCCAGGTCCAGCACGCTGCGCTTCTGGAAGGCCTGCAGCACCTGGGCCCGTGTGGCCGCGGGCTCCAGGCCCAGCAGCACCTCTTGGGCATAACGCGCTGCAATGTAGCCGGCCAGGCTCTGGGGGGTGGGCGGTTCGTCGAACAGGCGCGTCAGCGTTTCGCGGTAGGCGCGCACGATGGGCAGGCTGGAGGTGACCATGGGCACGACCTGGGTGGCCATGACGGGGGTGTTGCGCGACTGGCCCAGCTGGTTGAGGGTCTGCAGGTTGACGTCGGCCAGGCCGATGACGTAACGCTGGCGGTCCTGCTGTTCCAGTCCCAGGGTGAACTGGGCCAGCTCCGGCGTGCCGCCGATGAAGAGCAGGATGGCCGGGGTCTGCGGCGTGAGCCTGCGGCCCAGTTGCTGCAGGGGCCCATTGGGGGCGTAGGGGGCGAGCCGCAAGCCGAGGTCACGGGCAATGCGGCTGACTTCCGGGTGGTAGAGCACCTGCTCCGGGGCCGAGGCGTAGACCACCCCCAGCTCGGCCACGCCGATCACCGACAGCGAGCGCAGGGCGTGGGCGATCTGCTCCTGGCGGGAGGCAAAGATGGGAAAGGTCCGCTCGGCGCCGGCGATCACGTCCTGATGCAGCCAGGGCGCGACGTGGGCGATGTCCAGCGCCTCCTGGCCCAGCAGTTGGACCAGGCTGGCCGCGGTGCGGTCGCCGGCCGTGCCGCACAAGGCCAGGCACTGGGGGCTGGCACGCACGCTGTCCAGGGCCTGGCGCAGGCTGGCCGGGCTGCCATCGACCTCCAGCACGGTGTGCTGGACGGGGCGGCCGCGCATGCCGCCGCGGGCATTGAAGTCCTGCCAGGCGGCGCGCGAACCGATCAGGAAGTCGCGCGAGACGTCCAGCTGGCTGGCCGAAATATCCACGATCTGGACGATTTCCGGGGCGCGGGGGGAGGGCGTGGCGACTTTCTGGGCCTGGACGGGCAGCGCGGGCAGCAGGGCGCCGAGCGTGGCGCCGAGCAGGAGCCGGCGCCGTGGCGGGCAGGTGGGTGAGGGCATCGTGTTTGGCAGAGGGGAAAGCGGCCCAGCTTAGGCAGGCCTCATGACTTTTTCGCGAATACTTCATGTCTTTTTCATGACAGAATTGCGAATGCGCCAGCTTGGGGTTGTTGCAGTTGATGTCACACGGTTGACATAAAAGCTTCTTAAAGTTTGCCCATCTCCAACCAACCCTTTAGGAGCTTTTGATGACAACGACTTTCAAGCAAGCCCTGCTCAGCCTGTCGGCTGTGGCCCTGCTGGCCGGTAGCAGCCTGGCTTCCGCCCAGGACGTGACCGGTGCCGGCGCCAGCTTCCCGGCGCCTGTCTACGCCAAGTGG is part of the Rhodoferax sp. BAB1 genome and harbors:
- a CDS encoding glycosyltransferase family 1 protein, with protein sequence MKPDTTDILVEDLPPAQTHLRIAVVTETYPPEINGVALTLQRVVEGLRERGHQVQLVRPRQASEAPPGASGDVLMRGMAIPRYPHLQLGLPSRRQLEPLWTLKRPDLVHIATEGPLGWSALRVARKLRIPVTSDFRTNFHAYSSHYGMGWLSKPIMAYLRRFHNQTLCTMVPTRGLAERLNEAGFERLQVVARGVDTGIFDPARRDEALRATWGVGPDTPVLLCVGRLAREKNLPLLVRAYAQARLVQPELKLVLVGDGPMRAELQALAPDAILTGQLDRLELARHYASADIFGFPSQTETFGNVVLEAMASGLAVLAYDYAAASENITPGRSGLLAVMDDEEAFVRQVAELAQDAGLRQRLRAAARDAARQNDWAGIVGQIESVMKLAIAGSMAGNERLPSIAPQQMA
- a CDS encoding aminotransferase class III-fold pyridoxal phosphate-dependent enzyme, which translates into the protein MTYELAWIAGAAGATLPWLKRRLELSRAKHPSLAGHSRMAKRLARWIPGYAYDEATFYACDGAPDTVAQQRRASFLALAGRLQAKAPLSVAMTKEAREGLPDLRFTGAYRVPYQFSPYLRQHLQVGGFVQASEGVSVTDIDGNRYIDLTGSYGVNVMGMDFYKSCIAAGARIAQDLGPVLGAYHPCVADNVTRLQQISGLDAVSFHMSGTEAVMQAVRLARYHTGKRHLVRFCGAYHGWWEDVQPGPGNPLPPRETYTLRDMHEASLKVLRTRRDIACVLINPLQALHPNKNAPGDSTLLDSSRSAGYDRAAYTRWLQQLREVCTERGIVLIFDEVFLGFRLAARGAQEYFGVKADLVTYGKTLGGGLPVGVVCGKKALMQRFREDKPADICFARGTFNAHPYVMGAMNEFLRRLDTPEVGAIYQDLDSTWDGRRERFNNRMLAEGLPLQAANMSSVWTLSYTRPSRYNWMLQYYLRDHGLALSWVGTGRFIFSLNFTDADFEDMLERCVAAARQMQQDGWWWQAPGQTNKSIKRGLLREMLRHLWRR
- the asd gene encoding archaetidylserine decarboxylase (Phosphatidylserine decarboxylase is synthesized as a single chain precursor. Generation of the pyruvoyl active site from a Ser is coupled to cleavage of a Gly-Ser bond between the larger (beta) and smaller (alpha chains). It is an integral membrane protein.) produces the protein MTFKTFRDRLLQQEGLNFVLTNRLPRVALTRFMGRFSKIRQPLVRDASIALFKFFGDLDLSEAKKQSFDSLHDCFVRELKDGARPFNADPRVVCSPSDGIVGGHGRIEGDELLQIKGMPYSLTELLGSKELAAQHQGGSYVTLRLRASMYHRFHAPTDCTVKRVTHIQGDMWNVNPIALKRVPSLYCRNDRAVIEAELPSGQALTIVPVGAILVASVRLHFLDLNLHHDYRGEQVIDCDATLKRGQEMGWFEHGSTIVVLAPKGMELVEGLETGTEVRAGQALLRRV
- a CDS encoding GDSL-type esterase/lipase family protein, which gives rise to MTLSPTSLPRRRLLAMLTAMAAAAILIPACSKRTPKAQSLPAGSTVLTLGDSLTSGVGATPDTAYPAVLQSLTGWQVVNGGVSGDTTAQALARLPGLLQEHQPALVIVSIGGNDLLRQMSAAGAKETIREISRTASASGAQVLLVAVPQVSLLAAGTGSLKDHPLYAELAEELKLPLHADGWASVLSQPGLRADTVHANAQGYRQFAQGLAQALRQVGWLV
- the ppx gene encoding exopolyphosphatase gives rise to the protein MKNGTELAAIDLGSNSFRLEIAQLDHGLLKRREYLKETVRQGNGLDEDRNLGEEAMQRGWDCLGRFAERLAGFRKIQVRAVATQTLREARNREVFLERAQKILGFPIDVISGREEARLIYQGVAHLLPQSDERRLVVDIGGRSTELILGQGYRPRFMDSYRVGSVAWSMRYFPAGVFSAEAFETAEVAAQAVLDEALTSCRREDWDVAYGSSGTVGAVGDVLQAAGWAEGLITQEGLDWLLERLLKAGSAERLRIDGMKDDRRAVIGGGVSVLRALFSLLGIEEMHVAQGALRHGALYDLLDREHEQSDQRSTSVLRLARNFNADPTQAQRVRKVAHHLLRQLAGPGEPEELERALRKLGWAAQLHEIGSAISHSDYHKHGAYILDNADAAGFTMNELHRLGQLVLGHRGKLRKLDLAFDDAAFVLQLLALRLAVILCHARRDPDLQGLRIEWDGGHAVQLDCRTDWVAKYPQSAYLLMEEVQAWQKTAWALRVECAG
- a CDS encoding ABC transporter substrate-binding protein — translated: MPSPTCPPRRRLLLGATLGALLPALPVQAQKVATPSPRAPEIVQIVDISASQLDVSRDFLIGSRAAWQDFNARGGMRGRPVQHTVLEVDGSPASLRQALDSVRASPQCLALCGTAGDRTAASLVQLLGQEALDIAHVAPWLHQDVIAGAERTFPIFASRQEQIAHALRSLSVIGVAELGVVYASAPEQVLYHPEVSRIARDLGLRLAPYAPNGPLQQLGRRLTPQTPAILLFIGGTPELAQFTLGLEQQDRQRYVIGLADVNLQTLNQLGQSRNTPVMATQVVPMVTSSLPIVRAYRETLTRLFDEPPTPQSLAGYIAARYAQEVLLGLEPAATRAQVLQAFQKRSVLDLAGFRISFQSQRRTSAYVTQSMLGANGRILG